A region from the Corylus avellana chromosome ca7, CavTom2PMs-1.0 genome encodes:
- the LOC132187515 gene encoding autophagy-related protein 18c-like: MSSTVSTSRGILPPARLGTCDTPNTGASDSFSQPETEFNDGDETELLCVSWNQDYGCFAAGTSQGFRIYNCDPFKETFRRDLKSGGFKIVEMLFRCNILALVGANSQYPPNKVMIWDDHQSRCIGEFAFRSEVRAVKLRRDRIVVVLEHKIYVYNFMDLKLLHQIETLANPRGLCCLSHHSNAFVLACQGLQRGQVRIEHFGLNMTKLILAHDSNIACFTLTMDGLLLATASTKGTLIRIFNTMDGTLLQEVRRGGNRAEIYSIALSPNVQWLAVSSDKGTIHIFGLRVRVVGEDSSAQSNAAQGLALFQQNSSTSLDALISPSTGANPGSSLSFMRGVLPKYFSSEWSFARFHLPEDTQFIAAFGSQNTIIIVGMDGSFYRCSFDPVHGGEMLQQEYVRFLKTESRPR; this comes from the exons ATGAGTTCAACCGTTTCAACATCTCGAGGAATACTTCCTCCAGCAAGGCTTGGCACCTGTGACACCCCAAATACTGGGGCCTCTGATTCTTTTAGCCAACCTGAAACAGAGTTCAATGACGGTGATGAAACTGAGTTACTTTGTGTATCTTGGAACCAGGACTATGGTTGCTTTGCTGCTGGCACAAGCCAGGGTTTTCGTATTTATAACTGTGACCCATTCAAGGAAACTTTTAGACGTGATTTGAAAAGTGGGGGTTTTAAAATTGTTGAGATGCTCTTCCGGTGCAACATTCTGGCACTTGTTGGAGCCAATTCCCAGTACCCACCAAATAAAGTTATGATTTGGGATGATCATCAGAGCCGATGCATTGGTGAATTTGCATTTAGGTCTGAGGTTCGTGCAGTGAAATTAAGACGGGATCGGATTGTTGTTGTTCTTGAGCACAAGATATATGTTTACAACTTTATGGATCTGAAGCTTCTTCATCAGATTGAGACTCTGGCAAATCCTAGGGGCTTGTGCTGCCTTTCACACCATTCAAATGCGTTTGTGTTGGCTTGCCAAGGTCTTCAACGAGGACAAGTTCGAATTGAACACTTCGGGCTGAATATGACAAAATTGATTCTTGCTCATGATTCAAATATTGCATGCTTCACCTTGACGATGGATGGGCTGCTTCTTGCAACTGCTAGTACCAAGGGCACTTTGATAAGAATATTCAACACAATGGATGGGACTCTCTTACAAGAG GTACGTAGAGGAGGGAACAGAGCAGAAATATATAGCATTGCTCTCTCTCCAAATGTCCAGTGGTTGGCAGTATCAAGTGACAAAGGCACTATTCATATATTTGGGCTCAGAGTTAGAGTGGTTGGGGAGGACTCATCAGCCCAGTCAAATGCTGCTCAAGGGTTGGCACTGTTTCAGCAGAATTCTTCGACTTCCCTAGATGCCCTTATTTCTCCGAGTACTGGTGCCAACCCTGGTTCATCATTATCTTTCATGAGAG GGGTTTTACCGAAATATTTCAGCTCAGAATGGTCATTTGCTCGGTTCCACTTGCCGGAAGACACACAATTCATTGCAGCGTTTGGATCTCAGAACACCATCATTATAGTTGGCATGGATGGGAG TTTCTACAGATGCAGCTTCGATCCAGTGCATGGAGGGGAGATGTTACAGCAGGAATATGTACGCTTTCTAAAAACTGAAAGTAGGCCCAGATAG
- the LOC132187516 gene encoding uncharacterized protein LOC132187516 has translation MRRHPPFSALSGRRSANVSSLWRRTVRFFTGFVEGFRSHFFKTRSTIFYQAFTITRLSTVASGIPPFKHRLPLFASITTRRSVVHTYRRMCPTRRSVCTTFCFPATAAAFRLDLDVEAFVTSLVLVPLSSSIPATDFDSAYSTLASFRWLMLFPSGGSNRFDLIWAPFASVTASCGSLRGPGHLFVPFLMLCNYFCTVIVCFRFVVGKPTPLLVLGLPILSSIRIRNGKDHPL, from the exons ATGCGCCGGCATCCTCCCTTTTCAGCTCTCAGCGGCCGCCGCTCCGCCAACGTCAGCTCTCTATGGCGCCGCACCGTCCGTTTCTTCACCGGGTTTGTTGAAGGTTTTAGAtctcattttttcaaaactagatCTACAATTTTCTACCAGGCTTTTACCATCACGCGCCTCTCCACTGTGGCCTCCGGCATCCCACCTTTCAAACACCGGCTGCCACTCTTCGCTTCGATCACCACGCGCCGGAGCGTGGTCCACACTTACCGGCGCATGTGTCCTACGCGCCGGTCAGTGTGTACCACCTTCTGTTTTCCGGCCACAGCTGCTGCTTTccg GTTGGATCTAGATGTGGAGGCTTTTGTAACTAGTTTGGTGTTGGTACCTCTCTCTTCATCAATCCCTGCTACGGACTTCGACAGTGCATATTCGACTTTAGCCTCTTTCCGGTGGTTGATGTTGTTTCCTAGTGGGGGTTCAAATAGGTTCGACTTAATCTGGGCCCCTTTTGCTTCTGTAACCGCTTCGTGTGGCTCTTTGAGAGGACCGGGTCACTTGTTTGTCCCATTTCTTATGCTTTGTAATTATTTCTGCActgttattgtttgttttaggtttgttgtTGGGAAGCCTACCCCACTTTTAGTTTTAGGATTGCCTATTCTCTCTTCTATTCGGATCAGGAATGGGAAAGATCATCCCTTGTAA